CGGCGCGGTGCCGGCCATCGGGTCCTGGAAGACCCGGGCGACGTCGCGGGCGCGCTGGTGGTCGGCCAGGGCGGTGACGTCCTTGCCGTCGATGGTCACCGCGCCCGTCTCCGGGCGCAGCTTGCCGGCGGCGATGTTGAGCAGCGTGGACTTGCCGGCGCCGTTGGAGCCGATGACGGTGACGAAGTCGCCGGGTTCGAGGGTGAGGGTGACGCCCTGCAGTGCGGCGCGCTCGTTGGCGGTGCCGGCGAAGAAGATCTTGGTGACGTCGTCGAGGCGCAGCATCAGGCGTCCACCTTCACCTTCGTGCCGGCGGTGTGGGTGCGGCGCAGGCCGAGCCGGCTGTTGAGCCACCGGAACCCGCTCCACTGGGGCAGGATCAGCGCGGCCACCACGAGCACGGCGGAGACCAGCTTCATGTCGGTGGGTTCGAGCCCGACCATGAGCGCCACCTGGATGACCTCCCGGTAGAGCACCGAGCCGAGCACCACGGCCAGTGTGGAGATGAAGATGGTCCGGGCCCCGAAGACGGCCTGGCCAATAATCACCGAGGCCAGGCCGGCGACGATGAGACCGATGCCCATGCCGATGTCGGCGAAGCCCTGGTACTGGGCGATGAGCGCGCCGCACAGGGCGACCAGGCCGTTGGACAGCGCCAGCCCGAGGACCTTCATCCGGTCGGTGCTCACGCCGAAGCTGCGGATCATCTCCTCGTTGTCACCGGTGGCCTGCATCGCCAGCCCGAGGTCGGTGTGCAGGAACCAGTCCAGGAGGAGCTTAAACACCAGCGCGACGACGGCGAAGAGCGCCACCGACACGGCGCTGCCCATGAGGCCGCCGTCGCGCAACGGCGTGATCAAGGTGTCCTCACGCAGGAGCGAGAGGTTCGCCTTCATGCCCATGATGCGCAGGTTGATCGAGTACAGCGCGATCTGGGTGATGATGCCGGCGAGCAGCGGATTGATCTTGCCCTTGGTGTGCAGCAGCCCGGTGACCGCCCCTGCCGCCAGGCCCGCGGCGATGGCCGCGAGCGTGGCGAGCAGGGGGTTGGTGCCGCCCACGATGAGGATGGCGGCGACGGCGCCTCCGGTGGTGAAGCTGCCGTCGACCGTCAGGTCCGGGAAGTCGAGGATCCGGAAGGTCAGGTAGACCCCCAGGGCCATCAGCCCGTAGATCAGTCCCAGCTCGAGGGCGGCGATCATCCGCGGTCCTTACTCCTGCACGACGACGTCGGCGCTGTCGAGCAGCTCCTGCGGGATCGTCACGCCCATGCGCTCGGCCGCCGTCGGGTTGACGTACAGCTTCAGGTCGGTCGGCTTCTCGATCGGCATCTCGGCCGGGTCGGCGCCCTCGTCGAGGATCTTCACCGCCATGAGGCCGGTCTGGTAGCCGAGCTGCTCGTAGTCGAAGCCGTAGGTGGCGACGCCGCCGTTGGTGACGGAGTCACCCTCGCCGACGACGACCGGCACCTGCTTCTCCTCGGCCACCTGGACCAGGGCGTCGAGCGCGGAGACGACGTTGTTGTCGGTGGGGACGTAGAACGCGTCGACGTCGAGGGAGTTCGCGGCCTGCTGCACCTCGCCGGAGGTGGTGATGGTGGCTTCCTCGAGGGTCAGGCCGAGCTTCTCGGCGGCCTCCTTGGCCAGGTCCACCTGCACCTGGGAGTTGATCTCGCCGGAGGAGTAGACGACGCCGACGGTCTTGGCGTCCGGCGCGAGCTCCTTAATGAGGCCGAGCTGCTCCTCGACGGCGTTCAGGTCGGAGGTGCCGGTGATGTTGCCGCCCGGGGCCTCCCAGCTGTCCACCAGGCCGGCCTCGGCGGGCTCGGTGACGGCGGTGATGAGGATCGGGATGTCGGTGATCGCCTGCGCGGCGGCCTGCGCCGTCGGGGTGGCGATGGCCAGGACGAGGTCCTTGCCGTCCGAGGCGAACTTGTTCGCGATGGAGGTGGCGGTGGCCTGGTCGCCCTGGGCGTTCTGCTCGTCGTAGGTGACGTTCTCACCCTCGACGTAGCCGTTGTCCGCCAGCGCGTTCTTGAAGCCCTCACGGGCGGCGTCGAGGGAGGTGTGCGAGACGATCTGGGTGATGCCGATCTCGACGGTCTCCTGCTCGCCACCGGCGGCGTCGGTGCCGTTGGCCTCGGAGTCGCTGCTGCAGGCGGCCAGGGTGAGGGCGGTGGCCGCGAGCGCCGCGCCAAGGATGCTCGACTTCGAGCGCTTCATGGGGTTCCTTCCGGGACGAGCTGACGGGCCGGCTGGGCCCTTGGGGTCGGGGCGCCGGCTGGAGGGTGGCGCCGGGGCCGTCCGGCCCGCTGTGACCGCAGAATCTAGTGCACGCGTCCACGTGTTGGTACCAGCGTCTCAGGTTGTGGTTTGACCTCGCGCGGCCGCGACTACGGCGGCGGCCCGCTCGCCGCTGCTGCGCTGAGAACGGTGTTGCTCCACCCAGGCTGTCAGCCGCGCGCTCGTGGCGCCGTCGTCCGCTCGCTCGAGGGCCTCCGTCATCGCCTCAACGACCGCATCGACATCGTAGTCGGTGACCCAGCCGAGCCGGTGGTCCCGCACGTCTGCGGCGGCGGGGCCGACGCCGGCGTAGATCACCGGGGTGCCGCTGGCCAGGGCGGCGAGGATCTTCGTCGGGTAGGCGAAGTCGTAGCCCTGTCCCGGCACGATGCTGACCACCGCGGCGACGGCGCCACGCTGCCAGCGGGCCGCCTCGACCGGCGGAACGGCGTCGCGGAGCTCGACGGCGCCGGAGGGTAGATGTCGGGCGAGCTCGCCGATGTGCTCCCATGCGCTGCCTTGGCCGATGTAGACGAGCCGAGCGTCGGGCACACGGGCGAGGACCTTCGGCATGGCGCGGGCGAAGATGTCCGCGCCCTGCCACTCGGAGGCGGTGCCGGCGTAGAGCAGGTAGGGGCCGGGAGCCGCGGCGTCGCCGTCGGGACGGAAGATCGCAGTGTCGACGCCGTTCGGCACGACCTCGACGTGGGTGGCGCCGAGCTGGCGCACGCGGTCGGCGACGCCGTCGGAGACCGCGATCACCCGGGCGGCGCCGCGCAGCACCCAGGCCTCGAGCCGTCGCAGCAGGGCGACGACGATCTTCGGTGCACCGGTCTGGGCGGCGGCGTCCGACCAGACGTCGGCCGCGTAGTACACGTACGGCGTGCGGCGCAGCGTGCTCATGACGCGGACCACGGCGCCGGTCGTCGGGGGTGGCTCGACGACGACGACGTCTGCGCGAGTCACGGCCAGGCGCACGGCGAGCGGCACGTCGAAGCTCAGGTACTGCAGGTAGCCGCGCACGTAGCCCTGCTTGTCGCGCACGACAGGCCAGCGGGAGACGGCGACGCCGCGTGCCGATTCCGAGCGGGCGCTGGCGCGGACCCCGCCGGCGCTGGCGCGGTCCCCGCCGGTGCTGGCACGGCCCTCGGGGACGCGCGTGGTGAGCACCCGGACGTGGTGACCCGCGCGGGCGAGGGCTTCCGCCAGCGACTGCAGCCGGAAGGACGCCGCGGCGGGCTCGGGGGTGAAGATCCTGGTCGCCAGGACGACGCGCACGGTCGGTGATCCTTCGGTGGGGGCAGGTGACAGGGGCACGTTACCCACCGGCGGGTGCCGGGGGCCCATCCGCCCGCTGGTGACCGGCGCCTGTTGGTGACGGGCGCCCGCTGGTGACCCGCGCCCGTTCGTGACCGGCGCCCGACGACCGGGTCGAGAT
This window of the Georgenia yuyongxinii genome carries:
- a CDS encoding glycosyltransferase family 4 protein gives rise to the protein MRVVLATRIFTPEPAAASFRLQSLAEALARAGHHVRVLTTRVPEGRASTGGDRASAGGVRASARSESARGVAVSRWPVVRDKQGYVRGYLQYLSFDVPLAVRLAVTRADVVVVEPPPTTGAVVRVMSTLRRTPYVYYAADVWSDAAAQTGAPKIVVALLRRLEAWVLRGAARVIAVSDGVADRVRQLGATHVEVVPNGVDTAIFRPDGDAAAPGPYLLYAGTASEWQGADIFARAMPKVLARVPDARLVYIGQGSAWEHIGELARHLPSGAVELRDAVPPVEAARWQRGAVAAVVSIVPGQGYDFAYPTKILAALASGTPVIYAGVGPAAADVRDHRLGWVTDYDVDAVVEAMTEALERADDGATSARLTAWVEQHRSQRSSGERAAAVVAAARGQTTT
- a CDS encoding ABC transporter permease, whose product is MIAALELGLIYGLMALGVYLTFRILDFPDLTVDGSFTTGGAVAAILIVGGTNPLLATLAAIAAGLAAGAVTGLLHTKGKINPLLAGIITQIALYSINLRIMGMKANLSLLREDTLITPLRDGGLMGSAVSVALFAVVALVFKLLLDWFLHTDLGLAMQATGDNEEMIRSFGVSTDRMKVLGLALSNGLVALCGALIAQYQGFADIGMGIGLIVAGLASVIIGQAVFGARTIFISTLAVVLGSVLYREVIQVALMVGLEPTDMKLVSAVLVVAALILPQWSGFRWLNSRLGLRRTHTAGTKVKVDA
- a CDS encoding ABC transporter substrate-binding protein — translated: MKRSKSSILGAALAATALTLAACSSDSEANGTDAAGGEQETVEIGITQIVSHTSLDAAREGFKNALADNGYVEGENVTYDEQNAQGDQATATSIANKFASDGKDLVLAIATPTAQAAAQAITDIPILITAVTEPAEAGLVDSWEAPGGNITGTSDLNAVEEQLGLIKELAPDAKTVGVVYSSGEINSQVQVDLAKEAAEKLGLTLEEATITTSGEVQQAANSLDVDAFYVPTDNNVVSALDALVQVAEEKQVPVVVGEGDSVTNGGVATYGFDYEQLGYQTGLMAVKILDEGADPAEMPIEKPTDLKLYVNPTAAERMGVTIPQELLDSADVVVQE